The following nucleotide sequence is from Gammaproteobacteria bacterium.
CGAGGCAGTTCGCTGATTCGGTCCAAACTCTACATGGCTGCTGTGGTGGCAACCCAGCACAACCCGGACATAAGAGCCCAATACACGCGACTGCTAAAGCAGGGAAAAACCAAAATGTCTGCTTTGTGTGCCGCCATGCGTAAGCTCGTTCAGATTTGCTTTGGTGTTTTAAAACACCAAGCTAACTATCAACCGCAAACCCTCTAGCGGGGGCTTGT
It contains:
- a CDS encoding transposase; this encodes MIAMIRSRDFKAATQCSAYVGLNPVHYESGSSVRGRPHLSKRGSSLIRSKLYMAAVVATQHNPDIRAQYTRLLKQGKTKMSALCAAMRKLVQICFGVLKHQANYQPQTL